Proteins from a genomic interval of Amycolatopsis sp. cg13:
- the cobC gene encoding Rv2231c family pyridoxal phosphate-dependent protein CobC, with translation MADYDLHHHGDREVGDGLVDLAVNVRLPAPPAWLRAELAAALDDLAAYPDPTRAAEAVAARHGRDFADVLVTAGAAEAFTLLASLPAKHPVVVHPQFTEPEAALRAAGHSVDRVILSEVDGYRLDPSLVPASADLVFLGNPTNPTSVLHPADSVRALARPGRTLVVDEAFLDAVPGEVESLAGERIPGVVVLRSLTKTWGLAGLRAGYVLGEPSLIARLRTVQPPWSVSTLAAVATVACCRPAALEEAEKLAAAAEADRDYLESGLSVRRIPVLGIPRGPFVLIRVPGGADVRLRLREAGYAVRRGDTFPGLGPDHLRIAVRDRATTDAFLAALTNGSGAQ, from the coding sequence ATGGCTGATTACGACCTCCACCACCACGGCGACCGCGAAGTCGGCGACGGCCTCGTCGACCTCGCCGTGAACGTCCGGCTCCCGGCCCCACCTGCATGGCTCCGTGCGGAACTAGCTGCCGCGCTGGACGATCTGGCCGCCTACCCAGACCCCACCCGCGCCGCGGAAGCCGTCGCCGCCCGACATGGCCGGGATTTCGCCGACGTCCTGGTAACCGCCGGTGCCGCGGAAGCATTCACGCTGCTGGCCTCGCTTCCGGCGAAGCACCCAGTGGTGGTCCACCCGCAATTCACCGAACCGGAAGCCGCTTTGCGCGCCGCCGGACACTCGGTCGACCGGGTCATCCTGTCTGAAGTGGACGGTTACCGGCTAGATCCGTCGCTGGTGCCCGCTTCCGCTGATCTGGTCTTCCTCGGCAATCCGACCAACCCGACCTCGGTCCTGCACCCAGCCGATTCCGTGCGTGCCCTGGCGCGCCCCGGCCGGACGCTCGTGGTCGACGAAGCCTTCCTCGACGCCGTCCCCGGAGAGGTCGAAAGCCTTGCCGGAGAACGGATCCCAGGCGTCGTAGTCTTGCGAAGCCTCACCAAGACGTGGGGCTTGGCAGGCTTGCGTGCCGGATACGTCCTCGGCGAACCATCGCTGATCGCGCGCTTGCGCACGGTGCAACCACCCTGGTCAGTGTCCACTTTGGCCGCTGTCGCGACTGTCGCCTGCTGCCGCCCCGCCGCTCTGGAAGAAGCCGAAAAACTGGCCGCCGCCGCGGAAGCCGACCGCGACTACCTGGAATCCGGCCTGTCCGTACGGAGAATCCCCGTACTCGGTATCCCGCGCGGCCCCTTCGTGCTGATCCGCGTCCCTGGCGGCGCGGACGTCCGATTGCGGCTGCGCGAAGCAGGCTACGCCGTCCGCCGGGGCGACACCTTCCCTGGACTGGGCCCAGATCACCTGCGCATCGCAGTCCGAGACCGAGCTACGACAGACGCTTTCCTTGCCGCGCTGACTAATGGTTCTGGAGCGCAGTGA
- a CDS encoding putative cobaltochelatase, whose translation MKPYPFTAVVGMPDLRLALVLSSISPAVGGVLVRGEKGTAKSTMVRALAGLLPGVDVVDRCRFSCDPVSPDPGCPDGPHAAGVPAHRRPARLVELPVGAAEDRVVGSLNLEKALAEGVTDYQPGLLAAAHRGLLYVDEVNLLHDHLVDTLLDAAAMGRATVEREGVSVSHAARFVLIGTMNPEEGELRPQLLDRFGLTVEVASSRDPEQRVEVVRRRLAYEADPDGFADGYAASDAALAAEIEAAQRLLPSVKLPDEALRQIAEVCASFEVDGMRADIVTARTAVAHAAWAGRGEVTTEDIRVAARLALPHRRRRNPFDAPGISEEQLEQALEDSQPPPEGPPEGPDDDGPSGGGPGPDDGGPIPDDGGPSEGAPPPGPSEPSGNGSSPQKTVGAGDTFRARVFRVKGTGEGERGRRSRAITDTGRTIGVQPPSVRDGRPHLVATIRAAAPHQQARGRSGPGLEVRSPDLRFALREGREGNLVLFCVDASGSMGARARMREVKTAVLSLLLDAYQRRDKVGLVTFRGAEAELALPPTISVEAAAARLDGLPTGGRTPLAEGLLEAARVLRVEAIRDPRRRPLLVLVTDGRATSGSDAVARAKAAAGLLTDVTTIVMDCETGRMRLGLAAELAGHLGAEHVPLSDVAAESLASAVRERTGRAA comes from the coding sequence TTGAAGCCCTATCCGTTCACCGCTGTCGTCGGGATGCCGGACCTGCGTCTGGCGCTCGTCCTGTCCTCGATCTCGCCCGCGGTCGGCGGGGTCTTGGTGCGGGGCGAGAAGGGCACCGCGAAGTCGACCATGGTGCGCGCGCTCGCCGGGCTGCTGCCGGGTGTCGACGTGGTGGACCGCTGCCGGTTCTCCTGCGACCCGGTCAGCCCGGACCCGGGGTGCCCGGACGGTCCGCACGCGGCGGGCGTTCCCGCGCACCGGCGGCCGGCTCGGCTGGTGGAACTGCCGGTCGGCGCGGCCGAGGACCGGGTCGTCGGCTCGCTGAACCTGGAGAAGGCGCTGGCCGAGGGCGTCACCGATTACCAGCCCGGCCTGCTGGCCGCCGCGCATCGCGGGCTGCTGTACGTCGACGAGGTCAACCTGCTCCACGACCACCTGGTGGACACGCTGCTCGACGCGGCGGCGATGGGCCGCGCGACAGTCGAGCGCGAGGGCGTTTCCGTCTCGCACGCGGCGCGGTTCGTGCTGATCGGGACGATGAACCCGGAGGAAGGCGAGCTGCGGCCGCAGCTGCTCGACCGGTTCGGGCTGACCGTGGAGGTCGCGTCGAGCCGGGATCCGGAGCAGCGTGTGGAGGTCGTCCGGCGACGCCTTGCCTACGAGGCGGATCCGGACGGTTTCGCGGACGGCTATGCCGCGTCGGATGCGGCTTTGGCGGCGGAGATCGAGGCGGCGCAACGGCTTTTGCCCTCGGTGAAGCTGCCGGACGAGGCGCTGCGGCAGATCGCCGAGGTGTGCGCGTCGTTCGAGGTCGACGGCATGCGCGCGGACATCGTGACGGCGCGGACGGCGGTCGCGCACGCGGCGTGGGCCGGACGTGGCGAGGTGACTACGGAGGACATCCGGGTCGCGGCGCGGCTCGCGTTGCCGCACCGCCGGCGGCGGAATCCGTTTGACGCGCCGGGGATTTCCGAGGAGCAGCTGGAACAGGCGCTGGAGGATTCTCAGCCGCCCCCCGAGGGACCTCCTGAGGGGCCGGACGACGACGGTCCTTCCGGCGGCGGGCCTGGCCCGGACGACGGCGGGCCGATTCCGGACGACGGCGGCCCTTCCGAGGGCGCTCCGCCTCCCGGGCCTTCCGAGCCTTCGGGCAATGGATCCTCGCCACAGAAGACGGTCGGTGCCGGGGATACGTTTCGCGCACGGGTATTCCGGGTGAAGGGCACTGGCGAGGGCGAGCGCGGCCGCCGGTCGCGCGCCATCACCGACACCGGCCGGACGATCGGCGTGCAGCCGCCCAGCGTGCGGGACGGACGTCCGCACCTGGTCGCGACGATCCGTGCCGCCGCGCCGCATCAGCAGGCGCGGGGCCGGTCCGGACCAGGCTTGGAGGTGCGCTCGCCGGACCTGCGGTTCGCGCTGCGCGAGGGCCGCGAAGGCAATCTGGTGCTGTTCTGTGTGGACGCGTCGGGCTCGATGGGCGCGCGAGCACGGATGCGGGAAGTGAAGACCGCGGTGCTTTCCCTGCTGTTGGACGCTTACCAACGGCGGGACAAGGTCGGTCTCGTCACGTTCCGTGGCGCGGAAGCCGAACTGGCGCTGCCGCCGACGATCAGTGTCGAAGCCGCCGCCGCCCGGCTGGACGGTTTGCCGACCGGCGGACGCACGCCGCTCGCCGAGGGATTGCTGGAAGCCGCGCGGGTGCTGCGGGTCGAGGCGATCCGCGACCCGCGGCGTCGGCCGTTGCTGGTGCTCGTCACCGACGGCCGCGCCACGAGCGGCTCCGACGCGGTCGCCCGCGCCAAGGCCGCGGCGGGCTTGCTCACCGACGTGACGACGATCGTGATGGACTGCGAGACCGGCCGGATGCGGCTTGGCTTGGCCGCGGAATTGGCGGGACACTTGGGAGCCGAGCACGTGCCACTGTCCGATGTGGCCGCTGAATCGCTGGCCTCGGCAGTGCGCGAACGGACGGGGAGGGCTGCCTGA
- the bluB gene encoding 5,6-dimethylbenzimidazole synthase: MNELFYDVLHRRRDVRAEFTGEPVDDAVLTRVLEAAHAAPSVGMSQPWDFVLVRDPSTREEFARHVHEERDVFAASLDGERADTFAKIKVEGIRESSLGIVVTYDEQRGAPAVLGRHAIADAGLYSVCLAIQNLWLAATAEGLGVGWVSFYREPALAKLLGIPDGIRPVAWLCVGPVTNLAEVPDLERHGWRSRAPLASAVHHERFTPRDEGSAQRRHQ; the protein is encoded by the coding sequence ATGAATGAACTGTTTTACGACGTCCTGCACCGCCGCCGCGACGTCCGCGCCGAGTTCACCGGCGAACCGGTCGACGACGCCGTCCTCACCCGGGTGCTCGAGGCCGCGCACGCCGCGCCGAGCGTCGGGATGAGCCAGCCATGGGACTTCGTGCTGGTCCGCGACCCCAGCACACGCGAGGAATTCGCCCGCCACGTGCACGAGGAGCGCGACGTGTTCGCCGCGTCCCTGGACGGCGAGCGCGCGGACACCTTCGCCAAGATCAAGGTCGAGGGCATCCGCGAATCGAGCCTCGGCATCGTCGTCACCTACGACGAGCAGCGCGGCGCCCCGGCTGTGCTCGGCCGGCACGCGATCGCCGACGCCGGGCTGTACTCGGTGTGCCTGGCGATCCAGAACCTGTGGCTGGCCGCGACGGCGGAGGGACTCGGCGTCGGGTGGGTGAGTTTTTACCGCGAACCCGCGCTCGCGAAGCTGCTCGGCATCCCCGATGGGATCCGCCCGGTGGCCTGGCTTTGTGTAGGACCGGTAACGAATCTCGCCGAGGTCCCCGACCTGGAACGGCACGGCTGGCGCAGCCGCGCGCCGCTGGCCAGCGCGGTACACCACGAGCGCTTCACCCCGCGCGACGAGGGGTCAGCGCAACGGCGTCACCAGTGA
- the cbiE gene encoding precorrin-6y C5,15-methyltransferase (decarboxylating) subunit CbiE: MREESRLTVVGIGADGWAGLTPAARDAVRRADVVLGAERQLKSLSADLRTQTWPSPLLPALDEIIAEQTGQVCVLASGDPYLSGIATTLRDRGYPLEVHPSVSSVTLARARLGWSFEETEVVTVVGRAVHRVARALAPNRKLLVLGGSAPELRELLKARGYGDSALTALENLGADDERISDGWTHDPGPLTVFAVLCNGPGFPLIGLPDDAFEHDGQLTKRDLRASALARLAPNPGELLWDVGAGAGSIGIEWSRAHPLNRAVAIERDPARAERIQRNANTLGVPELQVVTGPAPEALTELPRPDAIFIGGGLTVPGVLGQCVETDARIVAHGVTLEAEQILAAAYARHGGELQRISVEHAKPLGGFTGWTPSRAVTQWSWK, encoded by the coding sequence GTGCGCGAAGAATCACGCCTGACGGTGGTCGGGATCGGGGCCGACGGGTGGGCCGGGCTCACCCCCGCGGCCCGCGACGCCGTGCGGCGGGCGGACGTCGTGCTCGGCGCGGAACGGCAACTGAAATCCTTGTCGGCAGACCTCCGCACGCAAACGTGGCCCAGCCCCCTGCTGCCCGCGCTCGACGAAATCATCGCCGAGCAGACCGGGCAAGTGTGTGTGCTGGCCAGCGGCGATCCGTACCTCTCCGGCATCGCCACCACCCTCCGTGATCGCGGCTACCCGCTCGAAGTCCACCCTTCCGTTTCGTCAGTGACACTGGCCCGCGCGCGGCTCGGCTGGTCGTTCGAGGAAACCGAGGTCGTGACGGTCGTCGGCCGCGCCGTCCACCGCGTCGCGCGAGCGCTGGCACCTAACCGGAAACTGCTGGTCCTGGGCGGTTCCGCACCAGAACTGCGCGAGCTGCTCAAAGCCCGCGGCTACGGCGATTCCGCCCTTACCGCCTTGGAAAACCTCGGCGCGGACGACGAACGGATCTCCGACGGCTGGACCCACGACCCCGGCCCGCTCACCGTCTTCGCCGTGCTCTGCAACGGCCCCGGCTTCCCGCTCATCGGTCTCCCCGACGACGCCTTCGAGCACGACGGCCAGCTCACCAAACGCGACCTCCGCGCGTCCGCTCTCGCCCGCCTCGCGCCCAACCCAGGCGAACTCCTCTGGGACGTCGGAGCGGGCGCGGGCAGCATCGGCATCGAATGGTCCCGCGCGCATCCGCTGAACCGCGCCGTCGCGATCGAACGCGATCCGGCGCGCGCCGAACGCATCCAGCGCAACGCCAATACCCTTGGCGTACCGGAATTACAGGTGGTCACCGGCCCGGCGCCCGAAGCGCTGACCGAACTCCCCCGTCCGGACGCGATCTTCATCGGCGGCGGCCTGACCGTGCCCGGCGTCCTCGGCCAGTGTGTCGAAACCGACGCCCGGATCGTCGCGCACGGTGTCACCCTCGAAGCCGAACAGATCCTCGCCGCCGCCTACGCCCGGCACGGCGGGGAGCTGCAACGGATCTCCGTGGAGCACGCGAAACCGCTCGGCGGGTTCACCGGATGGACGCCGTCCCGGGCAGTCACGCAGTGGAGCTGGAAATGA
- the cobO gene encoding cob(I)yrinic acid a,c-diamide adenosyltransferase → MPQGRPAVVPKDGLTTRQRRNRPLLAVHTGEMKGKSTAAFGMALRAWNQGWSIGVFQFVKSAKWRVGEEAAFKALGKLHDDTGQGGPVEWHKMGEGWSWSRKQGSEEDHAANAREGWAEIKRRLAAETHDFYVLDEFSYLLKWGWLEVDDVVSALASRPGHQHVVITGRYAPPELIEAADLVTEMTKVKHPMDAGQKGQRGIEW, encoded by the coding sequence ATGCCACAGGGAAGACCGGCTGTCGTGCCGAAGGACGGGCTCACCACGCGGCAGCGCCGCAACCGTCCGCTGCTCGCCGTGCACACCGGCGAGATGAAAGGGAAATCCACCGCGGCGTTCGGAATGGCGTTGCGCGCGTGGAACCAGGGCTGGTCGATCGGCGTGTTCCAGTTCGTGAAGTCGGCGAAATGGCGCGTCGGCGAGGAAGCCGCGTTCAAGGCGCTCGGGAAGCTGCACGACGACACCGGGCAGGGCGGTCCGGTCGAGTGGCACAAAATGGGCGAGGGCTGGAGCTGGTCGCGCAAACAAGGGTCCGAAGAGGACCATGCCGCCAACGCCCGGGAAGGCTGGGCGGAGATCAAACGCCGGCTCGCCGCCGAGACGCACGATTTCTATGTCCTGGACGAATTCAGCTATCTGCTCAAATGGGGCTGGCTCGAGGTCGACGACGTAGTGTCCGCTTTGGCCTCGCGGCCCGGGCACCAGCACGTCGTGATCACCGGCCGCTATGCGCCGCCGGAACTGATCGAAGCCGCCGATCTGGTCACTGAAATGACGAAGGTGAAGCACCCGATGGACGCCGGGCAGAAAGGCCAGCGGGGGATCGAGTGGTAG
- the cobM gene encoding precorrin-4 C(11)-methyltransferase: protein MTVYFIGAGPGAADLITVRGRDLLARCQVCLYPGSMTPTDLLAYCAPNAERVDTANLSLDQITAKLIDAHRAGHDVARLCSGDPSLYSAVAEQVRRLEPEGVPYEMVPGVPAFAASAAVLGRELTVPGIGQSLVITRAQARSTAMPDTETLANFARSGTTLALHLAINHIERVTEELAGHYGEDCPAAVVALASQPGETVVRGTLADIAGQARSAGMTRAATIFVGRVLAAGGFPDSFLYSSTRDRASQPESL, encoded by the coding sequence ATGACCGTTTACTTCATCGGCGCCGGACCGGGCGCGGCCGACCTGATCACCGTGCGCGGCCGCGACCTGCTCGCGCGCTGCCAGGTGTGCCTGTACCCGGGCAGCATGACGCCGACCGACCTGCTCGCCTACTGCGCGCCGAACGCCGAGCGCGTCGACACCGCGAATCTCAGCCTCGACCAAATCACCGCGAAGCTGATCGACGCGCATCGAGCCGGGCACGACGTCGCCCGGCTGTGTTCGGGAGATCCGTCGCTGTACAGCGCGGTCGCCGAGCAGGTGCGACGGCTGGAACCGGAAGGCGTGCCGTACGAGATGGTGCCCGGCGTTCCGGCCTTCGCCGCGTCCGCCGCTGTGCTCGGTCGCGAACTGACTGTCCCAGGTATCGGGCAGAGCCTCGTGATCACGCGCGCGCAGGCGAGGTCCACCGCGATGCCGGACACCGAAACGCTGGCGAATTTCGCCCGCTCCGGCACGACTCTCGCGCTGCACCTGGCGATCAACCACATCGAGCGCGTCACCGAAGAACTCGCCGGGCACTACGGCGAGGACTGTCCCGCCGCCGTCGTCGCGTTGGCCAGCCAGCCGGGGGAAACGGTGGTCCGCGGCACGCTCGCCGATATCGCCGGTCAAGCGCGATCCGCCGGAATGACCCGCGCGGCCACGATTTTCGTCGGACGGGTCCTCGCTGCGGGCGGATTCCCGGACAGTTTCCTGTATTCGAGCACCCGCGATCGGGCGAGCCAACCGGAGTCGTTGTGA
- a CDS encoding cobalt-precorrin-6A reductase, whose translation MTVLILGGTAEARDLAAQLHERAVKAVSSLAGRVTRPRLPVGEVRIGGFGGVDGLTTWLRENGVRAVVDATHPFAERIGANAFHASRAAGIPLLRLARPGWQPTEDDRWHWAADLEEAATLLPGLGTRVFLTSGRQGLAAFADLDPLWFLIRCVDPPAQPLPRQHEVVLDRGPYRLDDERALMTEHDIDVLVTKDSGGAMTGAKLAAARELGLPVVVVRRPPRPSTTETADVAAAVEWVLNQ comes from the coding sequence ATGACCGTCCTGATCCTGGGCGGCACCGCGGAAGCCCGCGACCTCGCCGCCCAACTGCACGAACGCGCCGTCAAGGCGGTCTCGTCGCTGGCCGGGCGCGTCACGCGACCCCGCCTGCCCGTTGGCGAAGTGCGGATCGGCGGGTTCGGCGGCGTCGACGGCCTCACCACCTGGCTGCGCGAAAACGGTGTGCGGGCAGTGGTCGACGCCACGCATCCGTTCGCGGAACGCATCGGCGCCAACGCTTTCCACGCCTCCCGAGCCGCGGGCATTCCGCTCCTAAGACTCGCGCGCCCCGGCTGGCAGCCGACGGAAGACGACCGCTGGCATTGGGCCGCCGACCTCGAAGAAGCCGCCACGCTCCTGCCCGGCCTCGGCACCCGCGTGTTCCTCACCAGCGGCCGTCAGGGCTTGGCCGCATTCGCCGACCTCGACCCGCTGTGGTTCCTGATCCGCTGCGTCGACCCGCCCGCCCAGCCGCTGCCGCGCCAGCACGAGGTGGTGCTCGACCGCGGCCCGTACCGCCTCGACGACGAGCGCGCGCTGATGACCGAACACGACATCGACGTCCTGGTCACCAAAGACAGCGGCGGTGCGATGACCGGCGCGAAGCTGGCCGCCGCGCGGGAACTCGGCCTGCCGGTGGTCGTCGTGCGCCGTCCGCCCCGACCGTCCACAACGGAAACCGCGGACGTAGCCGCCGCTGTCGAATGGGTGCTCAACCAATGA
- a CDS encoding adenosylcobinamide-GDP ribazoletransferase, producing MTPPLSDGIRLAVGTLTTVPVPAPRTIDRRVAGVAMALGPLAALPLAAVAGLIVAGGVAIGLPALAIAALALGAVALGSRGLHLDGLADTADGLGASYDRAKALDVMRRGDSGPTGVATLLFVLLVQAGALTGAIAHGHGIAAAVLSVLCGRCVLSLCCARGVPSARPEGLGATVAGSVPVVMTAVVFVLAAGCAALTPGLPWWRGVLAVVLGYAAAAVLLARCVQRIGGVTGDVLGGCVEVAVAATLLASA from the coding sequence GTGACCCCGCCGCTGAGCGACGGCATCCGCTTGGCCGTAGGCACCCTGACCACTGTCCCGGTCCCCGCCCCGCGCACGATCGATCGGCGGGTCGCGGGCGTGGCGATGGCACTCGGCCCGCTCGCCGCGCTCCCGCTCGCCGCGGTGGCGGGGCTCATCGTGGCGGGCGGGGTCGCGATCGGACTCCCCGCGCTGGCCATCGCCGCGTTGGCGCTGGGTGCGGTAGCACTGGGCAGCCGCGGATTGCACCTCGACGGCCTAGCCGACACCGCGGACGGACTCGGCGCCTCCTACGACCGCGCGAAAGCCCTCGACGTCATGCGTCGCGGCGACTCCGGGCCGACGGGGGTCGCGACGCTGCTCTTCGTCCTGCTCGTCCAAGCCGGCGCGCTGACCGGCGCGATCGCGCACGGACACGGGATCGCCGCCGCGGTCCTGTCCGTCCTCTGTGGACGGTGTGTGCTCTCGCTGTGCTGCGCACGAGGTGTCCCCTCGGCCCGGCCGGAAGGATTGGGCGCGACGGTCGCCGGATCGGTTCCGGTCGTCATGACCGCCGTGGTGTTCGTGCTCGCGGCGGGGTGTGCCGCGTTGACGCCGGGATTGCCGTGGTGGCGTGGGGTTCTCGCGGTGGTGCTTGGTTACGCTGCGGCAGCGGTGTTGCTGGCCCGGTGCGTCCAGCGCATCGGCGGGGTAACCGGCGACGTCCTCGGCGGGTGCGTCGAGGTGGCGGTGGCCGCGACGTTACTGGCGAGCGCCTGA
- a CDS encoding Gfo/Idh/MocA family protein, giving the protein MTELRWGLLATGTIAAEFAAGVEQSRHGVLAAVASRTAERARDFATRYEIPKAYGSYEELLADPDVDAVYVATPHAQHEEWAIRAIEAGKHVLCEKPLTIAAPEAEKVIDAARRNDVFLMEAFMYRLHPQTRRLVELIECGAIGEVRAVDVTFSFDSDENDAARLGDPALGGGGILDVGCYCTSLARLVSQAATGIPAVEPTRVTGMARLTESGVDEFAMGLLRLPGDIIAQLSCGYLLTQDDHIRIYGTTGQLYVPKPAWIHELRAPGVSTIVLTPSDGEPEVIEIEATQGVYAREADYVAAHVADRQGPELTWAETLANMRTLDRWRTAVGYGR; this is encoded by the coding sequence GTGACCGAACTGCGCTGGGGCCTGCTGGCCACCGGGACTATCGCCGCCGAATTCGCCGCTGGCGTCGAGCAAAGCCGCCACGGCGTGCTCGCCGCAGTGGCCTCGCGCACTGCCGAGCGGGCGCGCGATTTCGCGACCAGGTACGAGATTCCGAAGGCCTACGGCAGCTACGAGGAGCTCCTCGCTGACCCGGACGTCGACGCGGTCTACGTCGCGACTCCGCACGCGCAGCACGAGGAATGGGCGATTCGCGCCATCGAAGCGGGCAAACACGTGTTGTGCGAGAAGCCGCTCACGATCGCCGCGCCTGAAGCGGAGAAAGTCATCGATGCCGCGCGCCGCAACGACGTTTTCCTCATGGAAGCGTTCATGTACCGGCTCCACCCGCAGACCCGGCGGCTGGTCGAGCTGATCGAATGCGGCGCGATCGGCGAAGTCCGGGCGGTGGACGTCACGTTCAGCTTCGACTCCGACGAGAACGACGCGGCCCGCCTCGGCGACCCCGCGCTCGGCGGCGGCGGAATCCTCGACGTCGGCTGCTACTGCACCTCCCTGGCCCGGCTGGTTTCGCAGGCCGCGACCGGAATTCCGGCAGTGGAGCCGACGCGCGTCACCGGCATGGCGCGGCTCACCGAAAGCGGCGTCGATGAGTTCGCGATGGGCCTGCTGCGGCTGCCCGGCGACATCATCGCCCAGCTGTCCTGCGGTTACCTGCTCACGCAGGACGACCACATCCGCATCTACGGCACCACCGGCCAGCTGTATGTACCGAAGCCCGCGTGGATCCACGAATTGCGCGCGCCGGGCGTGTCGACGATCGTGCTGACTCCGTCGGACGGCGAGCCGGAGGTCATCGAAATCGAAGCCACCCAAGGGGTTTACGCGCGGGAAGCGGATTACGTCGCCGCGCACGTCGCGGACCGGCAAGGCCCGGAGCTGACCTGGGCGGAGACGCTCGCCAACATGCGCACCCTCGACCGGTGGCGCACGGCTGTCGGATACGGGCGATGA
- a CDS encoding cobyrinate a,c-diamide synthase: MVARVVIAAPGSGHGKTTIAAGLMAALRTAGHAVSGHKVGPDFIDPSYHSLATGRPARNLDPFLQGEDTLVPLLRHGSAGADIAVIEGVMGLFDGALGTEGYASTAHVARLLDAPVVLVVDASAASRSVAATVLGFAQYDTRVRLAGVILNKLGSQRHEDEIVTALEATGVPLLGALRRNENVHAPSRHLGLVPAAERAAESQRMLPELAAWVAAGVDLEAVVRVARSAPALTGPLWNPGPVFDGPRATIAAAGGPAFTFRYAENLELLAARGIDVVDINPLQDRALPPGCAGLYFGGGFPEVHAAELSSNVELLAAVGAAIDAGMPVSAECAGLLYLCRSLDGLPMVGAVAADAIMTARGKLGYRRAVSVADNVLAAAGQRVTGHEFHRTEIAPAHGETAAWGWDRTLDGFASESLHASYLHVHWAGHPELADRFASRVRAHSLAAVHG; the protein is encoded by the coding sequence GTGGTAGCACGGGTCGTCATTGCCGCGCCCGGGTCCGGGCACGGCAAAACCACCATCGCGGCCGGGCTCATGGCCGCGTTGCGCACCGCCGGGCACGCGGTGTCCGGGCACAAGGTCGGCCCGGACTTCATCGACCCCAGCTACCACTCGCTGGCCACCGGCCGTCCCGCGCGGAACCTCGACCCGTTCCTGCAGGGCGAGGACACCCTGGTTCCGTTGCTGCGCCACGGTTCCGCAGGCGCGGACATCGCCGTCATCGAAGGCGTGATGGGCCTGTTTGACGGCGCTTTGGGCACCGAAGGCTACGCGTCGACCGCCCATGTCGCGCGGCTGCTCGACGCCCCGGTCGTGCTGGTCGTCGACGCTTCCGCGGCCTCGCGCAGCGTCGCGGCGACCGTGCTGGGTTTCGCGCAGTACGACACTCGCGTCCGGCTCGCCGGGGTGATCCTGAACAAACTGGGCTCGCAGCGGCACGAGGACGAGATCGTCACCGCGCTGGAGGCGACTGGCGTTCCGTTGCTGGGTGCGTTGCGGCGCAACGAAAACGTACACGCGCCGAGCCGTCATCTCGGCCTGGTCCCGGCCGCCGAGCGGGCCGCGGAGTCGCAGCGGATGCTGCCGGAACTGGCGGCCTGGGTCGCTGCCGGGGTCGACCTCGAGGCCGTCGTGCGGGTAGCGCGGAGTGCTCCCGCGCTGACTGGTCCTTTGTGGAATCCAGGCCCCGTTTTCGACGGTCCACGTGCGACCATCGCCGCCGCTGGCGGTCCGGCGTTCACCTTCCGCTACGCCGAGAATCTTGAACTGCTGGCCGCTCGCGGCATCGACGTAGTGGACATAAACCCGTTGCAGGACAGAGCTTTACCGCCGGGCTGCGCTGGCCTGTACTTCGGTGGCGGTTTCCCGGAAGTGCATGCCGCCGAGCTTTCGTCCAATGTGGAACTGCTCGCGGCCGTCGGTGCGGCTATCGACGCGGGCATGCCGGTCAGCGCGGAGTGCGCAGGCTTGCTGTACCTGTGCCGTTCACTGGACGGCCTGCCGATGGTCGGTGCCGTCGCCGCGGACGCGATCATGACCGCACGCGGAAAACTCGGCTACCGCCGGGCTGTCTCGGTGGCGGACAATGTGCTGGCGGCAGCCGGGCAACGGGTCACCGGACACGAATTCCACCGCACCGAAATCGCGCCCGCACACGGGGAAACCGCCGCGTGGGGCTGGGATCGCACCCTGGACGGATTCGCTTCGGAATCGCTGCACGCTTCGTACTTGCACGTCCATTGGGCCGGGCATCCCGAGCTGGCGGACCGTTTCGCGTCCCGGGTGCGTGCGCATTCCCTGGCAGCGGTCCATGGCTGA